In Ursus arctos isolate Adak ecotype North America unplaced genomic scaffold, UrsArc2.0 scaffold_29, whole genome shotgun sequence, the following proteins share a genomic window:
- the CENPQ gene encoding centromere protein Q encodes MSNKASASKKRSQQLKRNPKRKIDDEEVELPGKKVRNTAKNKNPKHLPSEVTGQTEHTNLKQIKIASKKRKTWHPLSESRREHLQTMMDSVIIAILSNNIRENERVQYHLNYLKKRLLQLCETLKVPPKKLKDLTNVSSLLKMERAQHRANEEGLALLQEEIDKIVETIESMTGNIQSLKNKIQVLTSEVEEEEEKVKQMFQIDSSGVLCLPELSQKSLKAPTLQKEILTLIPNHNALLKDLHVLHNASQMKNMLSFIEEAYKRLDTS; translated from the exons ATGTCTAACAAAGCAAGTGCATCCAAGAAAAGGTCTCAACAgttaaaaagaaacccaaaaagaaaaattgatgatGAGGAAGTGGAGTTACCAGGGAAAAAG GTTAGAaacacagcaaaaaataaaaatccaaagcatctgccttctgaag TAACAGGACAGACAGAGCATACTAATCTAAAACAGATTAAGATAGCATCCAAGAAGAGAAAAACCTGGCATCCTCTTTCAGAGAGTAGAAGAGAGCATTTGCAAACTATGATGGACTCCGTAATAAT agcaATTCTGAGTAACAATATTAGAGAAAATGAACGAGTTCAGTATCATCTTAACTATCTGAAGAAAAG ATTGCTACAACTGTGTGAAACCCTTAAAGTCCCTCCCAAAAAGCTGAAAGATTTAACTAACGTGTCAAGTCTACTGAAAATGGAAAGGGCACAGCACAGAGCTAATGAAGAAGGTCTGGCATTATTGCAG gaagaaatagataaaatagtAGAGACCATAGAGTCAATGACTGGGAATATTCAGAGCCTAAAGAACAAAATTCAAGTTCTGACAAGTGAggtagaagaagaggaagagaaagtaaaacag aTGTTTCAAATAGATAGTAGTGGGGTACTCTgtcttccagaactttctcagaAGAGTCTCAAAGCACCCACACTTCAG AAAGAAATTTTGACATTAATTCCAAACCATAATGCTCTTCTGAAGGACTTGCATGTGCTCCATAATGCATCCCAGATGAAGAATATGTTAAGTTTCATCGAAGAAGCCTATAAGAGACTGGATACCTCTTAA